In Thermodesulfobacteriota bacterium, the DNA window CCGGTCTTTGACCTCGTCCCACAAAGCCGCCTGCTTAATGCTTTCCTCAACACGCCGGGCCACATAGGCTTTGTCCTTTATTCCGTTTACAATAAGTCCATAGGCCACATTATCATAAATCGTTTTGGGAAAGGGATTTGGTTTTTGGAAAACCATGCCCACTCGCTTTCTGAGCAGCACGACATCCAGAGATGATGCATACATATCCTGGTCTTCAATCATGATTTTTCCCTCAACACGGGTCCCCGGGATTAAATCGTTCATCCTGTTCAAACAGCGTAAAAAGGTGCTTTTGCCGCATCCGGAGGGTCCGATAAGGGCGGTTACCTGACGGTCGTAAAAATCAAGGGAAATATCATGAAGGGCCTGAAAGTCTCCATAATAAAAGTTAAGGTTTTCTGAAGTAATCTTTAAAGCTTTATCCATTGTTTTTCCTTTTATTGCAGTCTCCTGCGTAATCTTAAACGGTAAATAATGGCAATCAGATTCATTCCTAAAACAAGTGCGATTAAGACAAGGGCGGTGCCGTATTGAAGGTGTCGGGTCACTTCTATTTCAGTTCCTGCGGTGGCCAGGACATAAATGTGATATGGAAGGGCCATGACTTCGTCAAAAATGGATGTTGGCAGAACCGGTGTGAAAAATACTGCACCGGTAAACATAATGGGCGCTGTTTCTCCGGCGGCCCGACTAATGCCTAATATGGCGCCGGTGAGGATGCCCGGCATGGCGGAAGGGAGTACCACCTTTCGAATGGTTTGCCACTTGGTTGCTCCCAGGCCGAGAGATGCTTCTCTGTAAGTATCCGGAACCGCTTTCAAGGCTTCCTCGGTAGCGCCGATAATGACCGGCAAAGACATGGCCCCAAGTGTTAGAGCTCCGGCAATGATGCTGACCCCCATTTTTAATATCACCACAAAAAAGGCCAGACCGAAAAGACCGAATACCACCGACGGCACGCCTGCCAGATTATTTATTCCCAGCCGGATCAGTCTTAGAGCACGTCCGGGACGGGCATATTCGTTGAGGTAAATGGCTGATGCGATGCCGATGGGCATGGCAACGATAATGGCTCCAATACTTAGGGAGAATGTTCCCACAATACACGGAAGAATCCCTCCCTTGGTCATGGAGTCTATTGGCGGCTGGGTCAAAAATGTCCAGGTAATTGCCTTCCAGCCGTTTTTTACCATAAAAAAAACGATAATAAACAGCGCAATACCGTTGATCACTGCGGCAATACGGAAAGCCGAAAAAGCAACAGACTGAAAAATTTTTCTGCGGACCCCGCCAGAAGCGGATTGAACCGGGGTGGCAATTTCCTTGTACTCTGCCTGTTTGCCGGTGGTAGCTAATTTTAAATTTTTACCTAATAGAAAAGCCATGGTTTCTGCCTGTGTTTTATTGAAAAATGTCAGTGATACAGTTTTGAATTTATTATTTAGTTATAATGATGCTTCACCGGTCTGTCTATATTTAAATGCAATATGGTCCGCAATCAAATTGAAGACAAGGGTAAATAAAAATAGTACAATTCCGGTGGCAAATAGAGCGAAATAATGTTCTCCTCCCACAGGAGCTTCCGCCATTTCCGAAGCAATGCTTGCCGGCATGGGCCTGACCGGATCGAAAATAGATTCGGGCAGCATGGCCGCTCCGCCTGCCACCATCAAAACCACCATGGTTTCTCCAATCGCCCGTGACAGCCCAAGGATAACCGCTGTGCTGATCCCCGAAATAGATGCAGGCAGGATCACCCTGACAATCGTTTCCAGGTGTGTCGCCCCAAGGGCCATGGAAGCTTCCTTCAGGGCCAACGGTACGCTGTGTATGGCATCTTCGGAGATACTGCATATGGTAGGAATTGACATAAATGCCAGCATGAGTGACGCATTAAAAAGGTTTAGCCCGGTAGGGATATTAAAAACATTCTGCAGAAAGGGAGCCACCAGTACCATGCCGAAAAAACCGATCACCACGGAGGGAAGGGCGGCCAAAAGCTCAACCACAGGTTTAAAAATCTCGGAAACCTTTTTGGATGCAATTTCAGCCAGAAAAACCGCAGTCATCACACCAAGGGGTATGGATATCACCGCTGAGACAAAGGTAACCACCACAGAAGCCACAATCAGCGGAAAAATTCCAAAATCAGGAGGTTCAGATGTGGGATACCAGTAGTGGCCGAACACAAAGTCTTTGATGGAAACAGTTTTAAAAATCGGCAGGCCTTCTTTGAAAAGAAAAACCATAATCAGAAAAAGGGTGGTAATAGAAGCCATTGCAATGAGGAAAAAGATTTTCTGTACCGACTTTTCTACGGTCTGTCTCTTTAGTGCCATTTATACTCCCGTGGTGGTGCGCAAAGCGCATGGCCGGCAAATTTTAACCTAAGTTTTGCCATGCGCTTTGCTTCCCCGATCTTTCTAAGGAGAGGGCTGGGGGAAAATAGTACCACTTAAAATAATATTGAAAAGAGTTCAGATTAGTATAATTTTACATATCCTGCTTTTTTCACATATTTCTGGCCTTTTTGAGGATTGAGCATAAAGTTGATGAAATTGAGCGTATCTCCTTTTGGCCAGCCTTTGGTGAACATGAAAAGGGGTCTTGAGATGGGGTAGGTGCCGTTAAGTGTGGTGGCTTCGGTTCCTTCTACTCCATTCACCTTCAACGGTTTCACTTTTCTGTTAAGATAACCGATACCGATGTAGCCAATGGCATGCTTATTATTGGAAACTGCCTGTACAATAGCGCCGTTGGAAGCCATCACCTGTGCCCTGGGTGTGACCCGTTCTTTTTTCATGACTTTTTTGGCCCAGGTTTCATAGGTTCCGGATGAGGTGTCCCGTGAAATAACGACAATTTTAAGATCAGGCCCGCCGAGTTCTTTGAAATTTTTAATTTCACCTTTATATAGGGCTTTCAATTGAGCAGTCGTTATATTTTTTATTTTGTTGCTCGGGTGCACCACTGGAATAATGGAATCATAAGCTATTGCAAAAGGAACCGGATAGACGCCTTTCTCGTGGGCAAGTTTTACTTCCTTGCCTTTGATGAATCGAGAAGCGTTGGCAATATCCGTAGATCCGTCGATAATGGCCTTGATACCATTTCCTGATCCACCGCCCGAAAGGGAAATTTTTACATCCGGATGTTCACTCATATAAGCTTCCACCGCCTTTTGTGCAATGGGAAGCACAGTGGTTGATCCTTTGATGACAAGATTGCCCGCAAAAACGGGATGGGTGATGACAGCCAGTGCCAGTAATGAAACCATAATAAAAATAGATTTTTTCATTTTATCCTCCATAATGTTGTGATTAATAATATGAGTCAATTGTTAGATTTGTGTGAGTAAACTGTAAAGATTTGATTAGATTTTCCCTCTCACCTCCTTGTTTTTATTAAAAACCAGTGTTACATCGGTTTGAGAAAGGGAAATTAATCAGCAAATGTTAGAGAAATATTAGAGGCAAGTTAAATATTTGTATGCAGCTATTTTTCTGGGTCATCTTACGATTAGTTGTAGTTGATCAAGGCAGGTCAAGCAAATAATCTTCAATTGAGTCAGTGTGTTTTTATAGGGTTCGCACCAAAGGCGGATTTACGCTACGCTCCAACAAGGAAACAATCCCGCTTGCAGCGGGACATGGTTCGAGTGTTCCTCCACAGAACAAACGTTTGGAGAAGAATCTTTTCTATTTTCCTTTGAATTCAGGAGGGCGTTTTTCCATGAACGCTTTAAACGCTTCCATCACGTCATCACAGGGCAACGTTGAAGCGTTTTTTTGCGCCACATATTCCAGTCCCGGATAGATGCCATTATCACGGCTGTAAAGTATCACCTCTTTGGCTCCCTGAACAGCCAGGGGTGAGTTGCCGGCGATTTCTTCGGCCAGTTTTTTTGCTTTTGCAAACAGTTCCTTTTGATTATCAGCGATGTGTGTGATGAATCCCATTTGTAAAGCCTCTGCCGCAGTAAAATTTCTGCCGGTCAGGGCCAGCTCGCGAAACCAGCCGTGGCCGATAATGGTAGGCAAACGCTGCAAAGTACCCAGATCAGCAATGATGGCGATCTTAGTTTCCCTGATGGAAAACAAGGCATCCTTACTGGCCACACGTATGTCACAGGCGCTTAACAGGTCAACGCCCGCGCCGATACAAAGGCCATGTGCTGCAGCGATAACCGGCTTCTTGCACCTTTCAATCATGTTCATGCTTTCCTGCATCTCCAAGATCACTTTTCTAAGCTGCTCCCTGGAATCGGCGGAATCGGCGCCAATAAGAGTTGCCGCATCATACAGGTCCAGGCCACCGGTAAAACATTGGCCTTCGGCCTGTATCACCACCACCCTCACCTCCGGGTCCTTATCAAACCTGGGAAAGATTTCGCGCAAACTGGAAAAACATTCCAGATTCATACTGTTGCGCTTTTCGGGTCGATTTAAAATCAACCATGCAATATGACCTTCTTTCTTGACTTTAAAAAAATCGTTGCCGCTCATCACTAATAACCTCCCTGTTGATAAAATTTACCAATTAAGTTTTTTCAATTTCGTTTTAATTAAATACATCGAAAGTACCCTCAGCGTTTCATTAAACTTTGTGTTGTGGCAGTTGATCCACAATACCATGAAGAAAGCTGGGACGCAATGTCTTCATACCTTGACCTTCATAACAGACCGGTGATGGAGTACCCATAGGCAAATATGTTTCTATAGTGGTTGCCAAAAAAACGTTCCGTTATCGAAACGTTTTTTTCTACAACCACATATACCGCAATTTCATATTTCGGGACATATTTGTGTCAAGCGGTATAACCCCGGCAAATGGGCCCAAACCCGGATCAATATCTTTTAAATACCGGGATTATTCCCGGTCGGGTTTACCGGCCGGTATACTATTTTTTTAAAATTCATGAAATCTGACAAAACGATGTAATTTCGAGAATCTGCCGTAGCTTTTTTATTGACAAGGGAAAATATTGATTCTATATATCATCTTTGCTCTAAGAAAAAGCCTATATAAAAATTATATTTGTAATTTTTAAAGAATAAACAGCAAGTTGAGAGGAGGTGACCACAACTTACCCGAAAGGGGAAATAATAAATTATTAAAAGTCTCAGTTGTTAATTTCAATAACGAATGGAGGTAAAACGATGGCAAAACATGAGACCCCTTTGTTGGATCAGCTTGAGTCCGGACCATGGCCGAGTTTTGTATCCGATCTTAAGCAAGAAGCCGCATCAAGGGCAAAGAATGAAAAGAACATAGAGTACCAGATTCCACAGGATGCGGTTGATGACCTTCTCGGCGTGCTTGAGCTTTCTTATAAGCATGGAAGGACTCACTGGAAACATGGTGGGATTGTAGGCGTGTTTGGCTATGGCGGCGGTGTGATCGGACGTTACTGTGACCAGCCCGAAATGTTCCCGGGTGTGGCCCATTTCCACACCATGCGTGTCAGCCAGCCTGCAGGCAAGTTCTATACCACGAAATACTTAGAAGATATCTGTGACCTTTGGGAAAGACGTGGAAGCGGTGTCACCAACATGCATGGCTCCACCGGTGATATCATTTTCCTCGGTACTACCACACCCCAGCTTGAAGAAGTGTTTTGGGAACTGGGCCATAACCTGAACCAGGATCTTGGCGGTTCCGGTTCCAACCTGAGGACACCTTCCGATTGTATCGGCGCTGCCCGATGTGAATATGCCTGCTATGATACACAGGCCATATGCCATGATCTTACCAATGAGTATCAGGATGAACTTCACAGGCCGGCATTTCCTTACAAATTCAAGTTTAAATTCGACGGATGTCCCAACTGCTGTGTCGCATCAATTGCAAGGGCAGACCTTTCCTTTATCGGTACCTGGCGCGATGAAATCAGGATCGATCAGGAGGCGGTGCAGGCGTATGTCGGTGGAGAGATTCCACCCAACGGTAACGCCCATTCCGGGCGTGACTGGGGTCCTTTTGATATCCAGAAAGAGGTGATTGACCTTTGCCCCACCAACTGCATGTGGATGGAAGGCAAAAAACTGATGATCGATGACAAGGAATGCACCCGCTGTATGCACTGCATAAACGTGATGCCGAGAGCATTGAGAATAGGCAATGACAGGGGTTGTTCCATCTTTGCAGGTGCCAAGGCTCCGATTCTTGATGGTGCACAGATGGGGACTCTGATCGTTCCATTTATAAAGGTTGAAGAACCTTATGATGAAATAAAAGAGACCGTCATCGAGCCCATCTGGGATTGGTGGATGGAAGAAGGTAAAAACCGTGAGCGGTTGGGCGAACTGATGAAGCGACAGGGTTTCCAGAAACTGCTTGAAGTAACCGGTTTTAAACCGGATCCGAGAATGGTTCAGGAACCCCGTACCAACCCGTATATTTTCTGGAAAGAAGATGAAGTTGAAGGCGGGTTTGATCGTGATATTAACGAATTTAGAAAATTCCATCAGAGAT includes these proteins:
- the pstA gene encoding phosphate ABC transporter permease PstA, translated to MAFLLGKNLKLATTGKQAEYKEIATPVQSASGGVRRKIFQSVAFSAFRIAAVINGIALFIIVFFMVKNGWKAITWTFLTQPPIDSMTKGGILPCIVGTFSLSIGAIIVAMPIGIASAIYLNEYARPGRALRLIRLGINNLAGVPSVVFGLFGLAFFVVILKMGVSIIAGALTLGAMSLPVIIGATEEALKAVPDTYREASLGLGATKWQTIRKVVLPSAMPGILTGAILGISRAAGETAPIMFTGAVFFTPVLPTSIFDEVMALPYHIYVLATAGTEIEVTRHLQYGTALVLIALVLGMNLIAIIYRLRLRRRLQ
- a CDS encoding phosphate ABC transporter substrate-binding protein, with the protein product MKKSIFIMVSLLALAVITHPVFAGNLVIKGSTTVLPIAQKAVEAYMSEHPDVKISLSGGGSGNGIKAIIDGSTDIANASRFIKGKEVKLAHEKGVYPVPFAIAYDSIIPVVHPSNKIKNITTAQLKALYKGEIKNFKELGGPDLKIVVISRDTSSGTYETWAKKVMKKERVTPRAQVMASNGAIVQAVSNNKHAIGYIGIGYLNRKVKPLKVNGVEGTEATTLNGTYPISRPLFMFTKGWPKGDTLNFINFMLNPQKGQKYVKKAGYVKLY
- the pstC gene encoding phosphate ABC transporter permease subunit PstC: MALKRQTVEKSVQKIFFLIAMASITTLFLIMVFLFKEGLPIFKTVSIKDFVFGHYWYPTSEPPDFGIFPLIVASVVVTFVSAVISIPLGVMTAVFLAEIASKKVSEIFKPVVELLAALPSVVIGFFGMVLVAPFLQNVFNIPTGLNLFNASLMLAFMSIPTICSISEDAIHSVPLALKEASMALGATHLETIVRVILPASISGISTAVILGLSRAIGETMVVLMVAGGAAMLPESIFDPVRPMPASIASEMAEAPVGGEHYFALFATGIVLFLFTLVFNLIADHIAFKYRQTGEASL
- a CDS encoding crotonase/enoyl-CoA hydratase family protein — protein: MSGNDFFKVKKEGHIAWLILNRPEKRNSMNLECFSSLREIFPRFDKDPEVRVVVIQAEGQCFTGGLDLYDAATLIGADSADSREQLRKVILEMQESMNMIERCKKPVIAAAHGLCIGAGVDLLSACDIRVASKDALFSIRETKIAIIADLGTLQRLPTIIGHGWFRELALTGRNFTAAEALQMGFITHIADNQKELFAKAKKLAEEIAGNSPLAVQGAKEVILYSRDNGIYPGLEYVAQKNASTLPCDDVMEAFKAFMEKRPPEFKGK
- the pstB gene encoding phosphate ABC transporter ATP-binding protein PstB, with the translated sequence MDKALKITSENLNFYYGDFQALHDISLDFYDRQVTALIGPSGCGKSTFLRCLNRMNDLIPGTRVEGKIMIEDQDMYASSLDVVLLRKRVGMVFQKPNPFPKTIYDNVAYGLIVNGIKDKAYVARRVEESIKQAALWDEVKDRLHESALGLSGGQQQRLCIARALAIKPEVILMDEPASALDPLATQKIEELIQTLKEFYTIIIVTHNMQQAARVSDITAFFYIGKLIETGDTDTLFTRPKLKQTEDYITGRFG
- the dsrA gene encoding dissimilatory-type sulfite reductase subunit alpha, encoding MAKHETPLLDQLESGPWPSFVSDLKQEAASRAKNEKNIEYQIPQDAVDDLLGVLELSYKHGRTHWKHGGIVGVFGYGGGVIGRYCDQPEMFPGVAHFHTMRVSQPAGKFYTTKYLEDICDLWERRGSGVTNMHGSTGDIIFLGTTTPQLEEVFWELGHNLNQDLGGSGSNLRTPSDCIGAARCEYACYDTQAICHDLTNEYQDELHRPAFPYKFKFKFDGCPNCCVASIARADLSFIGTWRDEIRIDQEAVQAYVGGEIPPNGNAHSGRDWGPFDIQKEVIDLCPTNCMWMEGKKLMIDDKECTRCMHCINVMPRALRIGNDRGCSIFAGAKAPILDGAQMGTLIVPFIKVEEPYDEIKETVIEPIWDWWMEEGKNRERLGELMKRQGFQKLLEVTGFKPDPRMVQEPRTNPYIFWKEDEVEGGFDRDINEFRKFHQR